The genomic interval CCGGCGGTATGCGTCAGCGCGCGGCCATTGCGCGTGCTCTGGCCGATGATCCTCCGATCCTGCTGATGGATGAACCCTTCTCTGCAGTCGACCTGCTCACCCGTGAGACGCTCAATGATGAGCTGAGCCGGATCTGGCAGAAAACCGGCAAGACCATTCTTCTGGTCACCCACTCGGTTGAGGAAGCCGCCTATCTGGGCAGCCGCGTCATGGTCATGAGCCCCCGTCCCGGACGCCTCAAGGCCACCTATGATGTAGACCTTGTCCAGCCGCGTGGCGAGCAGACGAAAAGAGATCCGAAGTTCCTTGATCTTGTGTCCGAATTGCGCACCCTGATGCGGGAGATGACGTCATGAAGGGGCGCATCAAACCCGTTCTGGAATATAGTGCAGCGCTTCTGGTTCTGCTTGCCGCATGGTGGTATGTGAGCGGCCCGATGGGCATGCCCGCCTATCTGTTGCCGTCTCCGGCTTCGGTGGCAGAATTGCTTTGGTCCATGCTGATGAATGGCAAGCTGCTGCCCCATCTTGCCTTCACTGTGCAGAATATCGTTATAGGTTTGGTGGTTGGCTCCGTGTTTGGCGTGTTGCTGGCCTATGCCTTTTTCAAGACGCCAGCTCTGAGTGACTATCTCGAAGGCCCGCTGGTGGTGATCCAGACCGCGCCCAAGATCGCGCTCGCCCCCCTTATCATCATCTGGTTCGGTTTGGGCCTTACCGCCAAGATCGTCCTTATCTTCAGTCTTGTTTTCTTCCCTGTCTTTGCCGGAGCCCTTGCGGGGTTCCGCTCCATCGACAGCCGATTGCATGACCTTGCTGAGTTGATGAATCTGTCGCGCTTTCAGCGCTTTCTGCGGATCGACTTGCCAGCCGCTCTGCCGGGTATTTTCGTCGGAGTCAAGATTGGCGCAATTCAGGCTCTCGTCGGGGCAATTCTGGCCGAATGGATGTCCGGCTCTGATGGTCTGGGCTATCTCATGACCTTCGCCACCGCCACCTACAAAACACCCTTGCTCTTTGGCGCCGTTCTGCTGACTGCGTTTTTGGGGCTCGCGATGCATGCGATTTTGAACGAGATCGAAGCGCGCTTTCTTTCCTGGAGCACCCCGAATGAGCACTAGTTCAAAACCGACAGCGGAACATCCTTTTACCGATGGACGACCGCCGCATCTGCCATGTGGTCCGGGCGATATCTGCGAAGATGTACTGCTGCCGGGCGATCCGGATCGGGTCGCACTTCTGGCCGCGCGTCTTGACGATGTGCGCGATTTTGGCCGACGCCGTGAATTTGCGGTCATCTCCGGCACCTATAAGGGTCATCCGCTGACCATCTGCTCCACCGGCATTGGCGGCTCCTCCACCGAGATTGCCCTGATGGAATTGTCCCTGTTGGGCGCCAAGCGTGTGGTGCGCACGGGGGGGATGTCATCGCTTGTGGCCGAAATACCTACAGGTGCTTTCCTCTGCGTGGAAAAGGCGACAGGCTATTCCTCTCTCGCCAAGCTTTATTCCGGTGATGAAAATGCCACGGCGTATGCGGACCGTGATTTGTATCTGGCTCTGCTGAATACCAATCTTGGCGACGACACACGGATCGTCTCCGGCATGGTAGGCAGCACGGACAGCTACTATTACGGTCAGGACCGGACCCAGAAGCCATCAAGCGGCACGGCCCCCAAAATCAGCTATCTTAAAGACCTGCAAGAACGCGGCGCTGTTGGCGTGGATATGGAATGCCAGACTGTGCTGTCCGTTGCGCCGAGCCTGGGGTTGAAGGCGGCTTGTCTTCTGGGAGTCCATGGCAACCGTGCAACAAATGATTGGCTCGTCGACTATGAGCCCACACAACGCAAACTTCTCGATATTGCTGGTATCGCGTTGGCCAGATCTAAAGACAATCACTAAACCGAAAAGGGAAACCATCATGTCTTTCACCCTCAAAGGACTTGCAGCATCGCTTGCGCTTGTTGCTGCATCCGTTTTCACATCAGGCGCTTCGGCTGCTGATAAAGTCGTTCTGCAGATCGACGGCAACGTCGTTCCTTTCTACGCTCCGCTTTATGCCGGCGT from uncultured Cohaesibacter sp. carries:
- a CDS encoding ABC transporter permease; protein product: MKGRIKPVLEYSAALLVLLAAWWYVSGPMGMPAYLLPSPASVAELLWSMLMNGKLLPHLAFTVQNIVIGLVVGSVFGVLLAYAFFKTPALSDYLEGPLVVIQTAPKIALAPLIIIWFGLGLTAKIVLIFSLVFFPVFAGALAGFRSIDSRLHDLAELMNLSRFQRFLRIDLPAALPGIFVGVKIGAIQALVGAILAEWMSGSDGLGYLMTFATATYKTPLLFGAVLLTAFLGLAMHAILNEIEARFLSWSTPNEH
- a CDS encoding nucleoside phosphorylase, which produces MSTSSKPTAEHPFTDGRPPHLPCGPGDICEDVLLPGDPDRVALLAARLDDVRDFGRRREFAVISGTYKGHPLTICSTGIGGSSTEIALMELSLLGAKRVVRTGGMSSLVAEIPTGAFLCVEKATGYSSLAKLYSGDENATAYADRDLYLALLNTNLGDDTRIVSGMVGSTDSYYYGQDRTQKPSSGTAPKISYLKDLQERGAVGVDMECQTVLSVAPSLGLKAACLLGVHGNRATNDWLVDYEPTQRKLLDIAGIALARSKDNH